One Pseudoalteromonas sp. NC201 DNA segment encodes these proteins:
- a CDS encoding substrate-binding periplasmic protein produces the protein MRIFFILLLTLSSICTQAKTDSRAVHICFERWWPYSFVNEQKQVRGIEVDIIKSALIGTPYRVTFHELPYRRCLAGVADGTFDFTLHVDEADGFPIIDVSFTTWLLSLAVKQGRFSNPDDFYQLAAPRVMISEDYSYPEAAVQGLKKINAAIVRRSFYEQNHDDGKKFFSVLNNNRVDAILVDKVWALEMIRRHQLEVTFLPRPFHAEQQFMGYNIANQTMARRIESLLERVPDKTIKAIEIKYLGDDF, from the coding sequence ATGCGCATTTTTTTTATTTTGCTACTAACTCTCTCCAGTATTTGTACTCAGGCAAAAACGGATAGTCGGGCGGTACACATTTGCTTTGAACGGTGGTGGCCTTACAGCTTTGTTAACGAGCAAAAACAAGTTCGGGGCATAGAGGTTGATATAATTAAATCAGCACTTATAGGTACTCCCTATCGAGTCACATTTCATGAACTTCCTTACCGTCGCTGTTTAGCAGGCGTTGCCGATGGTACATTTGATTTTACCTTACATGTGGATGAGGCCGATGGCTTTCCAATTATCGATGTGTCATTCACCACCTGGCTGCTTTCTCTTGCGGTAAAACAAGGTCGCTTCAGCAACCCTGATGACTTTTATCAACTTGCCGCCCCAAGAGTCATGATCTCAGAGGATTACAGCTACCCGGAAGCGGCTGTACAAGGGCTGAAAAAAATCAACGCAGCCATTGTCAGACGTTCGTTTTATGAGCAAAACCATGACGACGGAAAAAAGTTTTTTAGCGTACTCAATAACAACAGAGTTGATGCCATTTTAGTCGATAAAGTGTGGGCTTTAGAGATGATCCGCCGTCATCAACTCGAGGTCACTTTTCTACCGCGTCCCTTTCATGCTGAGCAGCAATTTATGGGATACAACATCGCGAACCAAACTATGGCGAGGCGTATCGAGTCGCTCTTAGAAAGGGTTCCAGATAAAACAATTAAAGCTATTGAGATTAAATACTTAGGCGATGATTTTTAA
- a CDS encoding DUF6351 family protein — MKSLFSWLITLLSLIVLGACGYWFWLTSEQEEIYSVERIASSESNPILEFYPHISKVDRPVDTFVFPIALGDIGPNTNLYSGPNQYPFYCMTLDSGLGQPEIDNHSGLGVPVMDELSNQVLGFSKDCMAKTRLRYFAITSDNQIKPLDERNKAIDTNLLLRVEQGTINRFIYTIVMPITVDEVGDRQAKSQWNNRLIYQFNGGSGIGFRQGRQKPERVIDRQLEQLKLGYAVISSSGNKTSYTYNMLLAEDTARRVKKQFTSLYGEPLYTVGIGGSGGGLAQYLIAQNSQGILDGLIPLYSYPDMITQTTYALDCDLLNNYFTFRANDRKAWRDWTRRRHIEGMNAINDFPQRAGFLQPLNQLMSGFVPSFPDGNSECINGYFGLSTFINNPRQGFLRAFFEDEVVERTNWSYWQDMANVFGTDQSGLGLSTWDNEGVQYGLEALKAQQITMAEFIDLNKKIGGWKPQNQMQQEEIVLPFGHKVPIWLTLWGNHNITTPDDNGIAPRHSGNLAAMEKAYRSGQVFIGKVDIPIIDARHYLENELDMHHMSASFYTRLRMSAADSTPENQVIWVAHQAFNPTQLAFEKMDEWLLNLKAQPNLSVTDAKPKTLADTCFDEQGKVIASGNAVFNGIWNNQPQGTCTARYPMFSTSRIQAGANWAGDIFKCHKISIEAALAQGIYGDVDISTQLTTLKQIYPKGVCDYSQSDMGRPQDLD; from the coding sequence ATGAAATCCTTATTTTCTTGGCTCATCACATTATTATCTTTGATTGTTCTTGGCGCTTGTGGCTATTGGTTTTGGCTAACGAGTGAGCAAGAAGAAATTTACAGTGTAGAAAGAATAGCAAGCAGCGAAAGTAATCCTATTCTTGAGTTTTATCCGCATATTTCAAAAGTTGACAGGCCCGTCGATACCTTCGTATTTCCGATTGCGCTAGGAGATATTGGTCCGAATACCAACCTATACTCTGGCCCTAACCAATATCCTTTTTACTGTATGACTCTGGACTCTGGCCTTGGTCAACCAGAAATAGATAACCACTCGGGACTCGGTGTGCCGGTGATGGATGAGCTATCAAATCAAGTACTTGGTTTTAGTAAAGATTGCATGGCAAAAACGCGTTTACGCTACTTTGCGATAACTTCTGACAACCAAATCAAGCCGCTAGACGAAAGAAATAAAGCGATAGACACAAACTTACTGTTACGCGTTGAGCAAGGCACCATCAATCGCTTCATTTACACTATCGTTATGCCAATTACAGTTGACGAAGTGGGTGATAGACAGGCTAAGTCTCAATGGAATAACCGGCTTATCTACCAATTTAATGGCGGTTCAGGGATTGGCTTTAGACAAGGTAGGCAAAAACCGGAGCGTGTAATAGATAGACAGCTAGAGCAGTTAAAGCTTGGCTACGCAGTTATAAGCTCTAGTGGCAATAAAACCAGCTACACCTACAATATGTTACTGGCCGAAGACACTGCAAGACGGGTGAAAAAGCAATTTACTAGTTTATACGGAGAGCCACTCTATACAGTTGGGATTGGCGGCTCTGGCGGTGGGCTCGCTCAATATTTGATTGCACAAAATAGCCAAGGGATCTTAGATGGCCTTATCCCACTTTATAGTTACCCTGATATGATCACCCAAACCACTTACGCGTTAGATTGTGATTTACTGAATAATTACTTCACCTTTAGAGCCAATGACAGAAAAGCATGGCGTGATTGGACCCGCCGCCGCCATATTGAAGGCATGAATGCAATCAACGACTTTCCGCAACGAGCTGGTTTTTTACAACCACTCAACCAATTAATGTCCGGGTTTGTGCCCTCCTTTCCTGACGGCAATAGTGAATGCATCAATGGTTACTTTGGATTATCTACTTTTATTAATAATCCGAGGCAAGGGTTTTTAAGGGCCTTTTTTGAGGATGAGGTAGTAGAGAGAACAAACTGGAGTTACTGGCAAGACATGGCCAACGTATTTGGCACGGATCAATCAGGCTTAGGATTAAGCACTTGGGATAACGAAGGCGTTCAATATGGACTAGAAGCATTAAAGGCTCAGCAGATCACGATGGCTGAATTTATTGATCTCAACAAAAAAATAGGCGGATGGAAGCCCCAAAACCAAATGCAACAAGAAGAAATTGTATTACCGTTTGGCCACAAAGTACCTATTTGGCTCACTCTTTGGGGCAATCATAATATCACCACGCCAGATGACAATGGTATAGCACCAAGGCACAGTGGCAACCTTGCGGCGATGGAAAAAGCGTATCGCTCTGGACAGGTATTTATTGGCAAGGTTGATATCCCTATTATTGATGCCAGACATTATCTTGAGAACGAGTTAGATATGCATCATATGTCTGCTTCATTTTATACTCGATTGAGAATGTCCGCCGCTGATTCAACCCCAGAGAATCAAGTGATTTGGGTTGCACATCAAGCGTTTAATCCAACTCAACTCGCATTTGAAAAAATGGATGAATGGTTACTCAACCTCAAAGCGCAGCCGAATTTATCCGTTACAGACGCAAAACCGAAGACACTTGCTGATACGTGTTTCGACGAACAAGGTAAAGTCATCGCCAGCGGCAACGCAGTGTTTAATGGTATCTGGAATAACCAGCCGCAAGGAACTTGTACCGCCAGATATCCAATGTTTTCTACCAGCAGAATTCAAGCTGGTGCAAACTGGGCTGGTGATATATTTAAGTGTCATAAAATTTCGATTGAAGCGGCGCTCGCGCAAGGGATCTACGGGGATGTAGATATCTCAACACAACTCACCACACTTAAACAAATTTACCCTAAGGGCGTATGCGATTATAGCCAGTCCGATATGGGTAGACCGCAAGATCTTGATTGA
- a CDS encoding alkaline phosphatase family protein, whose amino-acid sequence MKRAMWLFILTFSVFTQAKQSDPNLILVTIDGVRWQEVFYGLDNQLVTDKESTSDPKALNTLFQGHNAQQSREKLMPFLWQYVVENGVILGDRKQNSTMRVSNPWYFSYPGYNEVITGIADPNIDSNDKNPNPNISFLEWLQSQPSFEPNLAVFGSWDVFPAIFNRERSKLHINAGFEIAKHTTNPKLLFLNELQEQVPSPWSSVRLDAFTYQYAKAYLQTQKPRVMMLALGEPDDYAHGGNYDEYIKSIHRADKILADLWQTLQAIPQYKNNTYLLITTDHGRGMDREDWRHHSSKAAIEKNYPSMLEKQPAGIVGSEQVWFAAIGPKIKAKGLVIPKQEQTLSQVTATALQLLGQSPSTFNPKIAPPLEGIAQ is encoded by the coding sequence ATGAAGCGTGCAATGTGGTTATTCATACTCACTTTTAGTGTATTTACTCAAGCAAAGCAAAGTGATCCGAACCTTATTCTGGTTACAATAGATGGTGTTAGATGGCAAGAAGTTTTTTACGGATTGGATAATCAGTTAGTTACCGATAAAGAATCAACAAGCGATCCAAAAGCGCTAAATACACTTTTTCAAGGACACAACGCTCAACAAAGCCGTGAAAAGCTAATGCCATTCTTATGGCAATACGTGGTCGAAAATGGCGTCATTCTCGGCGATAGAAAACAAAACTCAACAATGCGAGTTTCCAATCCATGGTATTTTTCATACCCGGGTTACAACGAAGTAATTACTGGTATTGCCGATCCCAATATTGACTCTAATGACAAAAATCCGAACCCAAATATATCGTTTCTAGAATGGCTGCAATCTCAGCCTAGTTTCGAGCCAAATCTTGCCGTGTTTGGTAGCTGGGACGTGTTCCCTGCGATTTTTAATCGTGAAAGGAGCAAATTGCACATAAACGCTGGATTTGAAATTGCAAAACACACAACTAATCCCAAGCTGCTATTTTTAAATGAATTACAAGAGCAAGTTCCGAGCCCTTGGTCCTCTGTGCGCTTAGATGCCTTTACGTATCAATATGCAAAAGCCTATCTTCAAACCCAAAAACCAAGAGTGATGATGCTAGCACTGGGCGAGCCAGACGATTATGCGCACGGTGGAAACTACGACGAGTACATCAAAAGTATTCACCGTGCTGATAAAATATTGGCCGACTTATGGCAAACCTTACAAGCAATTCCGCAATACAAAAACAACACCTACCTACTCATTACTACCGATCACGGCCGAGGCATGGATCGTGAGGATTGGAGACATCATTCATCAAAAGCAGCGATTGAAAAGAACTACCCCAGCATGCTTGAGAAGCAGCCTGCGGGGATCGTAGGTTCTGAGCAAGTTTGGTTTGCAGCAATCGGACCCAAGATAAAAGCCAAAGGATTAGTGATCCCAAAGCAAGAGCAAACCTTGTCGCAAGTTACCGCGACTGCACTTCAATTACTTGGGCAAAGTCCTTCTACCTTTAACCCCAAGATAGCACCACCGCTTGAAGGCATAGCGCAATGA
- a CDS encoding TonB-dependent receptor encodes MKTQRKLNLITTALLSTLAINAYANDDKTKDDKVIEEVTVVGQSVSFANNATSDEMSKQQSAMTSALAVIDNLPGVLINEGDTFGSDDWSTTVSIRGFQLSLDEQQIGITVDGIANGNSNYGGGAKANRYIDTENLGAVQVSQGTADIASRSNEALGGTLNFTTIDPTEKKGLTLSITSGDFEAQKYFARYETGEIIENTYAWISVSSSSNSDWIQQVANNERDHLAAKIKHQKGPLTVKAYASYDDVVEANYQRVSQEQFEADPAWDRLTDTITGIPHIDQVYRNGWRTHRENIFGYIEATYEQTNWALTSNVYYHTNEGRGDWVPPYLVDINNDGLNQPHSEVTGTAPYTGGSPIGRIYFVDSEGKALKPNAKCTSSLTFPYGGADEEYDPACYGAGAIPVGSYRHTHYGKDRLGINADFTFYGKIADMDNTIRAGFWYEDYQREEWRDWHKRIDARVSANFDHTPYWIQYSREFNVDTTMLYIEDELDFGLARLRVGAKKFLVELEGVDKFSGQKVALDSDSDALLSAGIVAPMPIEGLELFAGYAENFAAIKDNVLEREASALEQIEPETAENIDLGFRYSSTEFNASLTYYDVTFDNRISFIAPDSPDGIDYLIGTNGSYVNVGGIESNGFEASATWYVTNSWGIYASYTYNDSIYTGGLNDFPAGNTVFGSAEDLAVISIDWAEGPYFVGLSTKWVGERYIDAKNTQRVDSYMTSDFYAGVAIDSPLSGVENMELRLTINNLTDESYMGGIAGQSAWIGAPRTAAVNFKLTF; translated from the coding sequence ATGAAAACGCAGCGCAAGCTAAATCTGATCACTACCGCACTACTATCCACCCTAGCAATTAACGCCTATGCTAACGATGACAAGACTAAAGACGATAAAGTCATTGAAGAAGTTACGGTTGTTGGACAAAGTGTTTCCTTTGCAAATAACGCAACAAGTGACGAAATGAGCAAGCAACAGTCTGCTATGACATCGGCTTTGGCTGTTATCGATAATTTACCTGGTGTACTCATCAACGAAGGGGATACTTTTGGTTCTGACGACTGGTCAACCACCGTTTCTATTCGTGGCTTTCAGCTGAGTTTAGACGAGCAGCAAATCGGTATTACGGTTGATGGCATTGCCAATGGTAATTCAAACTATGGTGGTGGTGCGAAAGCAAACCGCTACATTGATACTGAAAACTTGGGTGCAGTGCAAGTATCTCAAGGTACCGCTGATATTGCCTCACGCTCCAATGAGGCATTAGGTGGTACACTTAACTTCACTACCATTGACCCCACTGAAAAGAAAGGTTTAACGCTGTCTATCACCAGTGGTGACTTTGAAGCGCAAAAGTACTTCGCTCGTTATGAAACCGGTGAAATAATTGAGAATACCTATGCTTGGATCAGCGTTTCTAGCTCAAGCAACTCAGACTGGATCCAACAAGTCGCGAATAATGAACGCGACCATTTAGCCGCTAAAATAAAACACCAAAAAGGCCCGCTGACGGTAAAAGCTTATGCATCTTATGACGATGTGGTTGAAGCAAACTACCAACGTGTAAGCCAAGAACAATTTGAAGCAGATCCAGCATGGGATAGACTAACGGATACTATCACCGGCATTCCACATATAGACCAAGTATACCGCAATGGCTGGCGTACGCACCGCGAAAACATTTTCGGCTACATAGAAGCAACCTATGAACAAACTAATTGGGCACTAACGAGTAATGTCTACTATCACACCAATGAAGGTCGTGGTGATTGGGTTCCTCCCTATTTAGTTGATATCAACAACGACGGATTAAATCAGCCTCATTCAGAAGTAACAGGTACTGCGCCTTATACTGGCGGTAGTCCTATCGGACGCATTTACTTCGTTGATAGCGAAGGTAAAGCACTAAAACCAAATGCAAAATGTACCTCAAGCCTGACTTTCCCATACGGTGGTGCTGACGAAGAGTATGACCCAGCATGTTATGGTGCAGGCGCCATTCCGGTAGGCTCTTACCGACATACGCACTACGGTAAAGACCGTCTCGGGATCAATGCTGATTTTACTTTCTACGGCAAAATTGCCGATATGGATAACACCATTCGCGCAGGGTTTTGGTATGAAGACTACCAACGTGAAGAATGGCGAGATTGGCACAAGCGTATTGATGCTCGAGTCTCTGCTAATTTTGATCATACGCCATATTGGATCCAATATAGCCGTGAGTTTAATGTCGATACAACCATGCTCTACATTGAGGATGAATTAGACTTTGGCCTAGCTCGACTGCGTGTTGGCGCTAAGAAATTCTTGGTCGAGTTAGAAGGTGTCGACAAGTTTAGTGGTCAAAAAGTGGCGCTAGACTCAGACTCTGACGCATTACTAAGCGCAGGGATCGTCGCCCCCATGCCAATTGAAGGCCTAGAATTATTTGCAGGCTATGCCGAAAACTTTGCAGCTATAAAAGACAACGTACTAGAACGCGAAGCCTCTGCACTTGAACAAATCGAGCCTGAAACTGCTGAAAACATTGATTTAGGTTTTAGGTATTCATCTACCGAATTTAATGCCAGCCTGACCTATTATGATGTAACGTTTGATAACCGAATTAGTTTTATAGCTCCAGATTCACCAGATGGTATTGATTATCTGATTGGCACAAATGGTTCATACGTGAATGTTGGCGGTATCGAGTCGAACGGTTTTGAAGCTTCTGCAACTTGGTATGTAACCAACAGCTGGGGTATTTATGCATCATATACATATAACGACTCCATCTACACGGGTGGTTTGAATGACTTCCCGGCGGGTAACACAGTATTTGGCTCCGCAGAAGATTTAGCCGTTATTTCTATTGATTGGGCTGAGGGGCCATATTTCGTGGGTCTTTCAACGAAATGGGTGGGCGAACGTTACATAGATGCAAAGAATACTCAAAGAGTCGATAGCTATATGACTTCAGATTTTTATGCCGGTGTTGCGATTGATTCACCACTATCTGGTGTTGAAAATATGGAGCTAAGGTTAACTATCAATAACCTAACCGATGAAAGTTATATGGGTGGTATTGCTGGTCAATCTGCATGGATAGGTGCTCCACGCACCGCTGCTGTGAACTTTAAGCTCACTTTTTAA
- a CDS encoding gamma-glutamylcyclotransferase family protein has translation MQALFSYGTLQQEQVQLDTFGRRLEGEKAVLCGFKIGQVKITDPAVIASSQKDIHPILITTGDAEDKVEGTVFLITEAELAHADGYEVDEYQRISATLRSGKICWIYSAAPNAQLI, from the coding sequence ATGCAAGCATTATTTTCGTACGGCACACTGCAGCAGGAGCAAGTGCAACTTGATACATTCGGCAGACGATTAGAAGGCGAAAAAGCGGTACTTTGTGGATTTAAAATTGGCCAAGTTAAAATAACAGATCCCGCTGTTATTGCCAGTAGCCAAAAGGACATTCATCCCATTTTAATCACGACAGGTGATGCAGAGGATAAGGTAGAGGGCACTGTATTTTTAATCACGGAAGCTGAATTAGCTCATGCAGATGGGTACGAAGTGGATGAATATCAGCGCATTTCGGCAACGCTAAGATCGGGAAAAATCTGCTGGATTTACTCGGCGGCTCCTAATGCCCAATTAATTTAG